The following are encoded together in the Actinoplanes sp. N902-109 genome:
- a CDS encoding 2-hydroxyacid dehydrogenase, whose product MRKIWIPRKAGVAYFDDLPPDVVVEVADDPDLLPSPPAGVQFWVPTFLDQQPLHRLAPRLPDLKVVQLPSSGADGWAEVLPAGVALANARGLHDSATAEWVVTAILASLRCFPAFQRAQHARQWAHDWLAPTRELAGKRVLIVGAGSIGTAVARRLEPFEVELTLVARTARPGTGVRAVADLPQLLPHADVVVLLVPLTGETRGLAGARFLAALPDGALVVNAARGPVVDAKALYAELSAGRLAAALDVTDPEPLPADDPLWTLPNVLITPHVGAITEGLQDRVFRLAAAQARRWFSGEALVNRLR is encoded by the coding sequence GTGAGAAAGATTTGGATCCCGCGCAAGGCCGGCGTCGCCTACTTCGACGACCTGCCGCCGGACGTGGTGGTGGAGGTGGCGGACGACCCCGACCTCCTTCCGTCCCCGCCCGCGGGAGTGCAGTTCTGGGTCCCGACGTTCCTCGACCAGCAGCCGCTGCACCGGCTCGCGCCGCGGTTGCCCGACCTCAAGGTGGTGCAGCTGCCCAGCTCGGGCGCCGACGGCTGGGCCGAGGTGCTGCCCGCCGGGGTGGCCCTGGCCAACGCCCGCGGCCTGCACGACTCGGCCACCGCCGAGTGGGTGGTCACCGCGATCCTGGCCAGCCTGCGCTGCTTCCCGGCGTTCCAGCGCGCCCAGCACGCCCGGCAGTGGGCGCACGACTGGCTCGCCCCCACCCGCGAGCTGGCCGGCAAGCGGGTGCTGATCGTCGGCGCCGGCAGTATCGGCACCGCGGTCGCCCGCCGGCTCGAGCCCTTCGAGGTCGAGCTGACCCTGGTGGCGCGCACCGCCCGGCCGGGCACGGGGGTGCGCGCGGTCGCTGATCTGCCGCAGCTGCTGCCGCACGCCGATGTCGTGGTGCTGCTGGTGCCGCTGACCGGCGAGACCCGCGGGCTGGCCGGTGCGCGGTTCCTGGCCGCCCTGCCCGACGGGGCGCTGGTGGTCAACGCCGCCCGCGGGCCGGTGGTGGACGCGAAGGCGCTGTACGCGGAGCTCAGTGCGGGCCGGTTGGCGGCGGCGCTGGACGTGACCGACCCGGAGCCGCTGCCCGCCGACGATCCGCTGTGGACGCTGCCCAACGTACTCATCACCCCGCATGTCGGGGCGATTACCGAAGGATTGCAGGACCGGGTGTTCCGGCTCGCCGCGGCACAGGCGCGGCGCTGGTTCTCCGGCGA
- a CDS encoding LCP family protein — MRKTARTKRRRSPLWARWVLGLGVFLLLASGGSMVAANVVLKSATGAVTQQNLIGAAKTTTERKHADVKGAKNILLIGLDTRPSWKNKEPSRSDSIILLHLPADHSPVYLVSLPRDSYVHIPAYDNGKQKYPGGRNKINSAFAYGSRGLEGAQAEAHGFELLALTIKELTGITPDAGAIIDFDGFKDVVNVLGKVCMYVDEDVTSIHVGHTADGKQAVPYTTDSAGLHPHKVPGVTANFYKKGNHCFTPTEALDYARQRDLLADGDSDYGRQRHQQQLLKAILKQAVKAGFNSPTKLPSLLSAIGKTMTVDSGGVSLEDWAFALKGTNPDDLVTIKTNDGKFNSKSVPGIGSVEVLSDTTMDLLQSVKKDDVGTFLQSNPSWVAES; from the coding sequence GTGAGGAAGACCGCGCGTACCAAGCGTCGCCGCTCCCCCCTGTGGGCCCGGTGGGTCCTCGGGCTGGGCGTCTTCCTCCTGCTCGCCAGCGGCGGCTCGATGGTCGCGGCGAACGTGGTGCTCAAGTCGGCCACCGGCGCGGTGACCCAGCAGAACCTCATCGGCGCGGCCAAGACGACCACCGAGCGCAAGCACGCCGACGTCAAGGGTGCCAAGAACATCCTGCTGATCGGTCTGGACACCCGGCCCAGCTGGAAGAACAAGGAACCGAGCCGGTCCGACTCGATCATCCTGCTGCACCTGCCGGCCGACCACTCGCCGGTCTACCTGGTGTCGCTGCCGCGTGACAGCTACGTCCACATCCCGGCGTACGACAACGGCAAGCAGAAGTACCCCGGCGGCCGGAACAAGATCAACTCCGCGTTCGCGTACGGCAGCCGGGGCCTGGAGGGCGCCCAGGCCGAGGCGCACGGCTTCGAGCTGCTCGCGCTGACCATCAAGGAGCTCACCGGCATCACCCCCGACGCGGGCGCGATCATCGACTTCGACGGTTTCAAGGACGTCGTCAACGTGCTCGGCAAGGTGTGCATGTACGTCGACGAGGACGTCACCTCGATCCACGTCGGGCACACCGCTGACGGCAAGCAGGCGGTGCCGTACACCACCGACTCGGCGGGCCTGCACCCGCACAAGGTCCCCGGCGTGACGGCCAACTTCTACAAGAAGGGCAACCACTGCTTCACGCCGACCGAGGCGCTCGACTACGCCCGTCAGCGTGACCTGCTGGCCGACGGCGACTCCGACTACGGCCGCCAGCGCCACCAGCAGCAGCTGCTCAAGGCCATCCTCAAGCAGGCGGTGAAGGCGGGCTTCAACTCGCCGACCAAGCTGCCGAGCCTGCTGTCCGCGATCGGCAAGACCATGACGGTCGACAGCGGCGGCGTCTCGCTGGAGGACTGGGCGTTCGCGCTCAAGGGCACCAACCCCGACGACCTGGTCACCATCAAGACCAACGACGGCAAGTTCAACAGCAAGTCGGTGCCCGGCATCGGCAGCGTCGAGGTGCTCAGCGACACGACGATGGACCTGCTCCAGTCGGTCAAGAAGGACGACGTGGGAACGTTCCTGCAGAGCAACCCCTCCTGGGTCGCCGAGAGCTGA
- a CDS encoding GNAT family N-acetyltransferase yields MLSRPAEPIRTARLVLRPFGLGDVDDVWSFQREPSVARFMRWEPRDREQSASSVREMVTENGLTAEGDCLSLAIVEPPSTTVIGQAELVWLSEPDSQGEIGFVLHPAHQGRGLATEAAAALLRVGFGDLGLHRIAGRCNATNTASAAVLQRLGMRREAHLRDTSFRKGAWQSELVFALLRDEYAG; encoded by the coding sequence GTGCTGAGCCGGCCCGCCGAACCGATCCGGACTGCGCGGCTGGTGCTCCGGCCGTTCGGGCTCGGCGATGTCGACGACGTGTGGTCCTTCCAGCGCGAGCCGTCGGTGGCGCGGTTCATGCGGTGGGAGCCCCGCGACCGCGAGCAGTCGGCGTCCTCAGTGCGCGAGATGGTGACCGAGAACGGGCTGACCGCCGAGGGTGACTGCCTGAGCCTGGCGATCGTCGAGCCGCCCTCGACCACGGTGATCGGCCAGGCCGAGCTGGTCTGGCTCAGCGAGCCGGACAGCCAGGGCGAGATCGGGTTCGTGCTGCACCCGGCACACCAGGGACGCGGGCTGGCCACCGAGGCCGCCGCCGCGCTGCTGCGGGTCGGTTTCGGCGATCTCGGGCTGCATCGCATCGCCGGCCGGTGCAACGCCACGAACACCGCCTCCGCGGCCGTCCTGCAGCGGCTCGGCATGCGCCGCGAGGCCCACCTGCGCGACACCTCGTTCCGTAAGGGGGCCTGGCAGAGCGAGCTGGTTTTCGCCCTGCTGCGCGACGAGTACGCCGGCTGA
- a CDS encoding carboxylesterase family protein, whose amino-acid sequence MERCAELGAEDCLYLDVTAPAGAHRLPGLRGSGTFGLQDQQAALSWVRRNAAAFGGDPRKCWPGTCPSTATSSPSATARC is encoded by the coding sequence ATGGAGCGATGTGCCGAGCTCGGGGCCGAGGACTGCCTCTACCTCGACGTGACCGCGCCGGCCGGGGCCCACCGGTTGCCCGGGCTGCGCGGCTCGGGCACCTTCGGCCTGCAGGACCAGCAGGCGGCGCTCTCCTGGGTGCGCCGCAACGCCGCGGCGTTCGGCGGCGACCCCCGCAAGTGCTGGCCCGGCACGTGCCCGTCTACGGCTACGAGTTCGCCGAGCGCAACGGCCCGCTGCTGA
- a CDS encoding threonine synthase translates to MSYSALTHLECSRTGQRYDADAVQGVSAAGVPLLARYDVERAGRTLTREALAGRPATLWRYHEMLPVRDPASVVSLGEGMTPLLGLPRYGARIGVPGLLMKDEGLIPTGTFKARGAAVGVSRAAELGVGGVAMPTNGNAGAAWAVYAARAGLSCLIAMPVGAPAITRTECVAAGAELYLVDGLIGDAGKLVGAAVRARGGYQEVSTLKEPYRLEGKKTMGYEIVEQLGWQVPDVILYPAGGGVGLIGIWKALLEMQQLGWIGERLPRLVAVQAEGCAPIVEAFHAGAEASEPFPDAHTVAFGITVPKALGDFLVLRAVRGTGGTAIAVSDADLLAEQRLLAADEGMFICPEGAACLAAARQMRAGGLLRTDEKVVVLNTGTGLKYPETVPVDVPTLPVDGAIPAQKPQ, encoded by the coding sequence ATGAGCTACTCCGCCCTCACGCACCTCGAATGCTCACGCACCGGGCAGCGCTACGACGCCGACGCGGTGCAGGGGGTCAGTGCTGCCGGGGTGCCGCTGCTGGCGCGTTACGACGTCGAACGGGCCGGGCGCACGCTGACCCGCGAGGCGCTGGCGGGCCGGCCGGCGACGCTGTGGCGCTATCACGAGATGCTGCCGGTGCGGGATCCCGCCTCGGTGGTGTCGCTCGGTGAGGGCATGACGCCGTTGCTCGGCCTGCCGCGCTACGGGGCCCGGATCGGCGTACCGGGGCTGCTGATGAAGGACGAGGGCCTGATCCCGACCGGCACGTTCAAGGCCCGCGGGGCTGCGGTCGGGGTGTCGCGCGCCGCCGAGCTGGGGGTCGGAGGCGTGGCGATGCCGACCAACGGCAACGCCGGTGCGGCGTGGGCGGTCTATGCCGCCCGGGCCGGGCTCAGCTGCCTGATCGCGATGCCGGTGGGCGCGCCGGCCATCACCCGCACCGAGTGCGTGGCCGCCGGGGCCGAGCTGTACCTGGTCGACGGGCTGATCGGGGACGCGGGCAAGCTGGTCGGCGCGGCGGTGCGGGCGCGCGGTGGCTACCAGGAGGTGTCCACGCTCAAGGAGCCCTACCGGCTCGAGGGCAAGAAGACGATGGGCTACGAGATCGTCGAGCAGCTCGGCTGGCAGGTGCCCGACGTGATCCTCTACCCGGCGGGCGGCGGTGTCGGGCTGATCGGCATCTGGAAGGCGCTGCTGGAGATGCAGCAGCTGGGCTGGATCGGCGAGCGGCTGCCGCGGCTGGTCGCCGTGCAGGCCGAGGGTTGCGCGCCGATCGTCGAGGCCTTCCACGCCGGGGCCGAGGCCAGCGAGCCGTTCCCGGACGCGCACACGGTGGCGTTCGGGATCACCGTGCCCAAGGCGCTGGGCGACTTCCTGGTGCTGCGGGCGGTGCGCGGGACCGGGGGCACGGCGATCGCCGTGAGCGACGCGGATCTGCTGGCCGAGCAGCGCCTGCTCGCCGCGGACGAGGGCATGTTCATCTGTCCCGAGGGCGCGGCCTGCCTGGCGGCGGCGCGGCAGATGCGCGCGGGCGGCTTGCTGCGTACGGACGAGAAGGTCGTGGTCCTGAACACCGGCACCGGCCTGAAGTACCCGGAGACCGTGCCGGTCGACGTGCCCACCCTGCCGGTCGACGGCGCGATCCCGGCCCAGAAGCCGCAGTGA
- a CDS encoding Type 1 glutamine amidotransferase-like domain-containing protein: MRFLLTSGGVTNASIRDALTGLLGRPIAECRALCIPTAMYGHPAVTPDMVREVITGESGPMCGLGWKSEGVLELTALPGIGRDRWESWVRAADVLLVSGGDALYLAHWMRESGLADLLPGLSDLVWVGMSAGSMVLTPRIGEFFVEWQPPTGSDATLGLVDFSIFPHLEHPDLPYNTLDRAREWAAGLGNPAYAIDDQTAFVVTGTGVEVVSEGRWEQLTPRD; this comes from the coding sequence ATGAGATTTCTGCTGACCTCCGGCGGCGTGACGAACGCGAGCATCCGCGACGCGCTGACCGGGCTGCTGGGCAGGCCGATCGCCGAGTGCAGGGCCCTGTGCATCCCCACGGCCATGTACGGGCACCCGGCCGTCACCCCGGACATGGTGCGCGAGGTCATCACCGGGGAGTCCGGCCCGATGTGCGGGCTGGGCTGGAAGTCCGAGGGGGTGCTGGAGCTGACCGCGCTGCCCGGCATCGGCCGCGACCGCTGGGAGTCCTGGGTGCGGGCTGCCGACGTCCTGCTCGTGAGCGGCGGCGACGCGCTGTACCTGGCGCACTGGATGCGGGAGTCCGGCCTGGCCGATCTGCTGCCGGGCCTGTCCGACCTGGTCTGGGTCGGGATGAGCGCGGGCAGCATGGTGCTCACCCCGCGCATCGGTGAGTTCTTCGTGGAATGGCAGCCGCCCACCGGCAGCGACGCCACCCTCGGGCTCGTCGACTTCTCGATCTTCCCGCATCTGGAGCACCCGGACCTGCCGTACAACACGCTGGACCGGGCCCGCGAGTGGGCGGCCGGCCTGGGCAACCCGGCGTATGCGATCGACGACCAGACCGCGTTCGTGGTCACCGGCACCGGCGTCGAGGTGGTGTCCGAGGGCCGCTGGGAGCAGCTCACCCCGCGCGACTGA